The nucleotide sequence CGAGGCGGAAGCCGATCCCCTCGTAGAAGTCCTTCGCGCGGCCGGTGTCGGCGACGGGGATGACCACGATCTCGAGCTTGAGTTCCATGTGCAGAGCCTTTCGATGAATAACTGTTTAGGACGGTTATGACCCTCTCATGCAGTCACATAACCTGTCAAACCAGTTATTTTGAGCTGCCGGATGTCACCGCCGGGACTCTTCCTCGGCGGTCAGCTCGGCGCGGGCCGGCTCGCTCCACGACGTCAGGATGCGCAGCCCGTCGCTGGACGGGCTGCCGTTCTCTGCGGTCAGCACCATCAGACGTTGGCCGCTGCCGTCGGGACTCTGCCAAGTGTCGCAGTCGAGGGTGAGCTCGCCGACCGTGGGATGCCGGTAGTGCTTCGTCCCGTAGGTCGCCGAGTTGACGTGCCGTTCGGCCCACCAGGTGCGGAAGTCGGCGTCGCGGAGCGACAGTTCCCCGACCAGCGCGGCGAGTTCCGGGTCGTCGGGATCTGTCGCGGCCTCCATCCGCAGGGCGGCGACCGCATCGCGGGCGTCGTGGTCCCAGTCGAGGTGCATGGCGCGGACACCGGGATGCAGGAAGAGCAGCCGCAGGTAGTTGCGCTGGGGCGCGGGTACGGCGCCGAAGTCCGTGAACAGCGCTGCGGCCGCACGGTTCCACTGCAGCACGTCGAGGCGGCGTCCGAGCACGAGTGCCGGGGTGTCGGTCAGCTGCTCGAGCAGTCGTCGCATCGCCGGTCGCACGGTCTGGCGGCTCCTTCGCCGCCGAGGGGCTGCGTCGGCCTTGTGCGCGACCTCGTAGAGGTAGGCACGCTGGTCGTCATCCATTCGGAGCGCGCGTGCCAGCACGCCGAGCACCGCCGCGGAGGCTTGGACGCGTCCCTGTTCCAGTCGCGTGTAGTAATCGACGCTGATCGACGCGAGCGCAGCCGCCTCCTCCCGCCGGAGTCCCGCGACGCGTCGGTGACCTCCCGTCTCCGGGAGGCCGACGTCCTCGGGCCGCAGCCGCGCGCGGCAGACCTTCAAGAACGCGCCGAGCTCGTGGAGTTCCGCCGAATCACTCATGGATTCAGTCTCCCGTCCGGAGCGATCGTGTGGGAGGGAAGGATTCTTCCCCGGCAGATTCCTGCTGCTTACCCCTGACTCGGCGGCGCAACAGCATGGGATCCGCCGCGGCAGCCGCCGCACGGAACCCCATCGAGAACGGACCCACCATGACCACACGAACCGACGTCACCTTCGAGAGCGCAGGCATTCCCCTCGCCGCTCACCTCTATGTTCCGGACGGAGCCGTCGCCGGTTCGCCGGCTCTCGTCGTCGGGCATCCCGGTTCCGGGGTGAAGGAGCAGGCCTCGGGCCTGTACGCATCGCGGCTGGCGGACGCCGGCTTCGTGACG is from Leifsonia sp. 466MF and encodes:
- a CDS encoding helix-turn-helix domain-containing protein gives rise to the protein MSDSAELHELGAFLKVCRARLRPEDVGLPETGGHRRVAGLRREEAAALASISVDYYTRLEQGRVQASAAVLGVLARALRMDDDQRAYLYEVAHKADAAPRRRRSRQTVRPAMRRLLEQLTDTPALVLGRRLDVLQWNRAAAALFTDFGAVPAPQRNYLRLLFLHPGVRAMHLDWDHDARDAVAALRMEAATDPDDPELAALVGELSLRDADFRTWWAERHVNSATYGTKHYRHPTVGELTLDCDTWQSPDGSGQRLMVLTAENGSPSSDGLRILTSWSEPARAELTAEEESRR